In Synechocystis sp. PCC 6714, the following are encoded in one genomic region:
- a CDS encoding J domain-containing protein, with protein MSSQPHSTQSRPRPGASPSPFANSYYGVLELHPAASPVAIRRAYRELSKRYHPDTTLLAADIATLKFQRLNEAYAVLSNPDRRSVYDLQIGYSRWNVIQVPSDQPWGQNQATVDNFGKNSAYLDASDRPLSAGEFFALALLGLTLGGCLALALLIAWLRGDPLVIPSLLPWFINLG; from the coding sequence GTGTCTTCTCAGCCCCATTCCACCCAATCTCGACCCCGACCGGGGGCATCCCCTTCCCCTTTTGCCAACAGTTATTACGGTGTGTTAGAGCTTCACCCCGCCGCCTCCCCCGTGGCCATCCGTCGGGCCTATCGGGAGTTGAGCAAACGTTATCACCCTGACACCACCCTATTGGCCGCAGACATTGCTACGCTGAAATTTCAGCGCTTGAATGAGGCCTATGCTGTTTTGAGCAATCCCGATCGCCGTTCTGTGTATGACTTGCAAATTGGTTATTCTCGTTGGAATGTAATCCAAGTGCCATCGGATCAACCGTGGGGACAAAATCAGGCCACAGTGGACAATTTTGGCAAAAACTCAGCCTATTTGGATGCTAGCGATCGCCCTTTGTCGGCGGGGGAGTTTTTTGCGCTGGCTCTTTTGGGCCTAACCCTGGGGGGCTGTTTGGCCTTGGCCCTGTTAATTGCCTGGCTGAGGGGAGACCCATTGGTAATTCCTAGCTTGCTACCATGGTTCATCAATCTGGGGTAG
- a CDS encoding tetratricopeptide repeat protein codes for MASPHVFSWPQRLTLMALTFAWGLSLPVLAQTKSAVQWYNDGVDKLAAQNFSGAIADFTESIKLNDQDADAYYNRGYAKHVLGQYQAAITDYNQAISLNPQFAYALGNRCYAYFLLSQYDKAIQDCSNAIEINPNYADFYVYRGNSQSQLGNATTAIADYNDAIRINAQHANAYYNRALTHNRLKQDQQALADYNQSIQLDPDSAEAHFNRGLTQYRLGDEPKAIADLTKAASLFNAQGKADMAQKTEAILTQIRAIEA; via the coding sequence ATGGCATCCCCACATGTTTTTTCCTGGCCCCAACGCTTGACCCTAATGGCTTTAACCTTTGCTTGGGGCTTGAGCTTGCCGGTGTTGGCCCAAACTAAGTCAGCGGTGCAATGGTACAACGATGGGGTGGATAAGCTAGCGGCGCAAAATTTCTCCGGGGCGATCGCCGATTTCACTGAATCCATTAAGCTTAATGACCAGGATGCCGATGCTTACTATAACCGGGGCTATGCCAAACATGTGCTGGGGCAATACCAAGCGGCCATTACGGACTATAACCAGGCCATTAGTTTAAATCCCCAATTTGCCTATGCCCTAGGTAACCGCTGTTACGCCTATTTTTTACTGAGCCAGTACGACAAAGCCATTCAAGATTGCAGCAATGCCATCGAAATTAATCCCAATTATGCGGACTTTTACGTTTACCGGGGTAATTCCCAGTCCCAATTGGGTAATGCCACCACGGCGATCGCCGACTATAACGATGCGATTCGTATCAATGCCCAGCATGCCAATGCCTATTACAATCGAGCGTTGACCCATAACCGTCTCAAGCAAGACCAACAGGCCCTGGCGGATTATAACCAAAGCATTCAGTTAGATCCCGACTCCGCCGAAGCCCACTTTAATCGGGGCTTAACCCAATACCGTCTGGGGGACGAACCCAAGGCGATCGCCGATCTGACCAAGGCCGCTTCGTTGTTCAATGCCCAGGGCAAGGCAGATATGGCGCAAAAAACGGAGGCCATACTGACCCAAATCCGGGCCATTGAGGCTTAG
- a CDS encoding thylakoid membrane photosystem I accumulation factor — MNMSVYFPWLARCRRFLVATFALVILMFGIWGTLPFSLSDQGTAIAALEDDRYDGNIFVVYAGNGSLVPPRLNLRESFDRKLPVILVYYLDDSRDCKQYAFIVSRMQEFYGRAASIIPVSVDGIPDQKRFRRDEPGYYYSGGVPQTVILDKNGKKVFDAQGVLKFEVVDDVLRDLFDLLPRSESVELQQRTYNEFNSELVD; from the coding sequence ATGAATATGTCTGTGTATTTCCCCTGGTTAGCCCGTTGTCGGCGTTTTCTTGTGGCTACCTTTGCCTTAGTTATTTTAATGTTCGGCATCTGGGGAACTCTACCCTTTTCCCTCTCTGATCAAGGTACGGCGATCGCCGCTCTGGAAGATGACCGCTACGACGGCAACATTTTTGTTGTCTATGCTGGCAATGGTTCTCTGGTGCCCCCCCGCTTAAATTTAAGGGAATCCTTTGACCGCAAATTACCAGTTATTTTGGTTTACTACCTCGACGACAGTAGGGACTGCAAACAATATGCCTTCATCGTTTCCCGCATGCAGGAATTTTACGGCCGGGCTGCTAGCATTATTCCTGTTTCCGTTGACGGTATCCCTGACCAAAAGCGCTTCCGCCGGGATGAACCTGGTTACTATTACAGTGGCGGGGTACCCCAGACGGTGATCCTAGATAAAAACGGTAAAAAAGTATTTGATGCCCAGGGGGTCCTCAAATTTGAAGTGGTGGACGATGTTCTACGGGATTTATTTGACCTATTGCCCCGTTCCGAGTCCGTTGAACTTCAACAACGCACTTATAACGAATTCAACAGTGAATTAGTTGACTAA